Proteins found in one Panicum hallii strain FIL2 chromosome 4, PHallii_v3.1, whole genome shotgun sequence genomic segment:
- the LOC112889506 gene encoding homeobox-leucine zipper protein HOX2-like, whose amino-acid sequence MMMPQSGSLDLGLSLGLTSQGSLSSSTTSGALSPWAAALSSVVGDVVARRDAHAQQQHGAVAAAADPDRGAMRASTSPDSAAALSSGASGDNKRERELERTGSGGVRSDEEDGADGAGGRKKLRLSKDQAAVLEECFKTHSTLNPKQKVALANRLGLRPRQVEVWFQNRRARTKLKQTEVDCEYLKRWCERLADENKRLEKELADLRALKAAPSPAAQPASPAATLTMCPSCRRVAAAGAPANHQQQCHPKSNAAANVVPSHCQFFPAAVDRTGQSTWNAASAAAPLVTRELF is encoded by the exons atGATGATGCCCCAGAGCGGCAGCCTCGACCTCGGCCTCAGCCTCGGGCTCACCTCCCAGGGCAgcctctcctcctccaccacctccggcGCGCTCTCACCCTGGGCCGCCGCCCTCAGCTCCGTCG TTGGGGACGTGGTGGCGAGGCGGGACGCGCACGCGCAGCAGCAGCacggcgccgtcgccgcggcggcggatcCCGACCGCGGGGCGATGCGGGCGTCCACGTCGCCCGACAGCGCCGCGGCGCTCTCCAGCGGCGCCAGCGGGGACAACAAGAGGGAGCGCGAGCTCGAGCGCACCGGCTCCGGCGGCGTACGCAGCGACGAGGAGGACGGCGcggacggcgccggcggccgcaaGAAGCTGCGCCTGTCCAAGGACCAGGCCGCCGTGCTCGAGGAGTGCTTCAAGACGCACAGCACGCTCAACCCC AAGCAGAAGGTCGCCCTGGCCAACCGCCTGGGCCTCCGGCCGCGGCAGGTGGAGGTGTGGTTCCAGAACCGCCGCGCCCGGACCAAGCTCAAGCAGACGGAGGTCGACTGCGAGTACCTCAAGCGCTGGTGCGAGCGCCTCGCCGACGAGAACAAGCGCCTCGAGAAGGAGCTCGCCGACCTCAGGGCACTCAAGGCCGCGCCCTCGCCCGCCGCGCAGcccgcctcccccgccgccacGCTCACAATGTGCCCGTCCTgccgccgcgtcgccgccgcgggCGCACCCGCTAACCACCAGCAGCAATGCCACCCCAAATCTAACGCCGCCGCCAACGTGGTGCCCAGCCACTGCCAGTTCTTCCCGGCCGCCGTCGACCGGACAGGGCAGAGCACGTGgaacgccgcctccgccgccgcgccgctcgtcacCAGAGAGCTGTTCTAA
- the LOC112889455 gene encoding U-box domain-containing protein 35-like produces MEIEEATSEMEEMEAPAVSTVAVAISGSRSSRHALKWALDKFVPEGRVLFRILHVRPAITMVPTPMGNFIPISQVREDVASAYRKEAEWQASNMLLPFKKMCAQKKVEAEAVLLESDDVAAAISEEIGKFNISKLVLGSSSKNIFRRKLKGSKTATKISESIPSFCTAYVISKGKLSFVRSATSDVVETPQSISSSTVSSPSSRSLSSCAPSEWGDTYGTANVSFHQPSLPLQRDQALAIINKLSHSHRGAGSGSVASEVSCNDGPGLTSSHSIVSEMQFSSGSSGNSMYKSFHRDNLPDNSDHASVSEISENVHHSNDQDDLRLQIERLRVKLQHLHKLHECAQHESFDTTQELKKLCTQHIEDEIKLKEIQLTEDRVRRLVRKQEMEEHEAGKEAEFKQHSYEIEEKHSYNSQANENKTGQKIAGCCFDKYNRYKWEEIQASTSSFSSALMIGKGSYGTVYKAKFHHTIAAVKVLNSPEGCGSQQLQQELEVLGKIRHPHLLMMLGACPEHGCLVYEYMENGSLDDMLQRRNNTPPLTWFDRFRITWEVATALMFLHSSKPEPIIHRDLKPANILLDRNLVSKIGDVGLSTLLPSMGQYLSTMIKNTAPVGTLCYIDPEYQRTGVLSMKSDVYALGIVILQLLTARSPMGLAHVVETALEDGCFIDILDASAGQWPLNETQELAALALKCSEMRRKDRPDLNEHVLPTLERLKDVATKARESVLQGHTAPPSHFICPILQEVMLDPYVASDGYTYDRKAIELWLSSNDTSPMTNLRLPNKSLIPNHSLRSAIMDWRSKSK; encoded by the exons ATGGAGATCGAGGAAGCCACCAGCGAGATGGAGGAAATGGAGGCCCCCGCCGTCAGCACTGTGGCGGTGGCGATCAgcgggagcaggagcagcaggcACGCGCTCAAGTGGgccctcgacaagttcgtcccCGAAGGGAGGGTCCTCTTCCGGATCCTCCACGTGCGCCCGGCGATCACCATGGTGCCCACCCCAA TGGGCAATTTTATCCCAATATCACAAGTACGAGAAGATGTAGCATCTGCATACAGGAAAGAAGCGGAATGGCAAGCGAGCAATATGCTTCTTCCTTTCAAGAAGATGTGTGCTCAGAAAAAG GTAGAAGCTGAAGCTGTTTTACTTGAATCAGATGATGTTGCTGCTGCTATAAGTGAAGAAATAGGAAAATTCAATATTTCCAAATTAGTTTTAGGTTCTTCATCAAAGAATATATTCCGAAG GAAACTCAAAGGAAGTAAGACTGCAACAAAAATTTCTGAGTCCATTCCGAGCTTCTGTACAGCATATGTTATTTCGAAAGGCAAACTTTCATTCGTGCGGTCAGCTACATCCGACGTTGTTGAAACACCTCAATCCATATCTTCTTCAACTGTTTCTTCTCCTAGTTCTAGAAGTCTTTCCTCCTGTGCACCTTCAG AATGGGGAGACACATATGGAACAGCAAATGTATCGTTCCACCAACCTTCCCTGCCATTGCAGCGTGACCAAGCACTGGCAATCATAAACAAGTTGTCACACTCACACAGGGGAGCTGGCTCAGGAAGTGTTGCAAGCGAGGTCTCTTGCAATGACGGCCCAGGCCTAACAAGTTCACATTCAATCGTATCAGAGATGCAGTTCAGTAGTGGTAGCAGTGGAAATTCTATGTACAAGAGCTTCCACAGAGATAATTTGCCTGATAACTCTGATCATGCATCAGTTTCAGAAATTTCAGAAAATGTACACCATTCTAATGATCAG GATGATCTCAGGCTTCAGATTGAAAGGTTGAGGGTTAAATTACAACATCTTCATAAGCTTCATGAATGTGCTCAGCACGAATCGTTTGACACCACTCAAGAA CTGAAAAAGTTGTGCACTCAACACATTGAGGATGAAATCAAGCTTAAAGAAATTCAACTGACAGAGGACAGAGTAAGAAGATTGGTAAGAAAACAGGAGATGGAAGAACATGAAGCAGGGAAAGAAGCTGAATTTAAGCAACACTCTTATGAAATTGAAGAAAAACACAGCTATAATAGCCAAGCTAATGAGAACAAAACAGGACAGAAGATTGCGGGATGCTGTTTTGATAAATATAATAGGTATAAATGGGAGGAGATTCAGGCATCAACTTCATCGTTCTCTTCTGCTCTTATGATCGGTAAGGGGTCATATGGCACTGTTTACAAGGCGAAATTTCACCATACGATAGCAGCTGTCAAAGTATTGAACTCCCCTGAAGGCTGTGGAAGTCAGCAATTACAGCAGGAG CTTGAGGTCCTTGGTAAAATTCGGCACCCTCACCTGCTGATGATGCTTGGAGCATGCCCTGAACATGGTTGCCTGGTTTATGAGTACATGGAAAATGGTAGCCTGGATGACATGCTGCAACGCAGGAATAATACGCCACCATTGACCTGGTTTGACCGTTTCAGAATAACCTGGGAGGTGGCTACCGCTCTGATGTTTCTTCATAGTTCCAAACCAGAGCCTATCATCCACCGTGATCTGAAACCTGCAAACATATTGCTGGACAGGAACTTGGTTAGCAAGATAGGTGATGTAGGCCTATCAACTTTGCTTCCAAGCATGGGCCAGTACCTGTCTACAATGATCAAGAACACTGCGCCTGTGGGCACGTTGTGCTATATTGACCCAGAATACCAAAGGACCGGTGTGCTATCCATGAAATCCGATGTTTACGCGCTAGGCATTGTGATCTTGCAGTTGCTGACAGCAAGATCACCGATGGGCCTTGCGCATGTTGTGGAGACCGCACTAGAGGATGGTTGCTTTATTGACATCCTGGATGCATCTGCTGGGCAGTGGCCTTTGAATGAGACACAAGAACTGGCTGCTCTGGCACTCAAGTGCTCTGAAATGAGGCGTAAAGACCGGCCTGACTTGAACGAGCATGTTCTTCCGACACTGGAGCGACTGAAGGATGTTGCAACCAAGGCCAGGGAGTCTGTTCTTCAGGGCCACACGGCACCTCCAAGCCATTTCATTTGCCCAATACTTCAG GAAGTGATGCTCGATCCATATGTTGCATCAGATGGTTATACCTATGATCGTAAGGCGATTGAGTTGTGGCTAAGTTCGAACGACACGTCCCCGATGACCAACCTGCGTTTACCAAATAAGAGCCTGATACCAAATCACTCTCTTCGTTCTGCAATCATGGACTGGAGGTCGAAAAGCAAGTGA
- the LOC112889734 gene encoding uncharacterized RNA-binding protein C17H9.04c-like isoform X1, translated as MNIQRKPGDWNCKNCQHLNFSRRDYCQRCRDPRPDLQFSDGYSTGGVLTSLDIRPGDWYCSCGYHNFASRSSCFKCGTIVRDFPAGQGAAGAEGDFARGRDSAAVRAGWKAGDWICTRPGCNVHNFASRTECYRCNAPREAVGTGN; from the exons ATGAACATCCAGAGGAAGCCTGGAGATTGGAACTGCAAGAACTGCCAGCACCTCAACTTCAGCCGCCGTGACTACTGTCAGCGCTGCCGTGATCCACGGCCTGACTTGCAGTTCAGTGACGGCTACAGCACTGGTGGTGTGCTGACCTCCCTCGACATCCGCCCGGGCGACTGGTACTGCAGCTGCGGCTACCATAACTTTGCCAGCCGCAGCAGCTGCTTCAAGTGCGGCACTATCGTCAGGGACTTCCCAGCGGGGCAAGGTGCAGCTGGTGCTGAGGGTGACTTTGCTCGCGGCCGTGACAGCGCCGCAGTTCGTGCTGGGTGGAAAGCTGGCGACTGGATATGCACAAG GCCCGGTTGCAACGTGCACAATTTCGCAAGCAGGACTGAGTGCTACAGGTGCAATGCACCAAGGGAAGCAG TAGGCACCGGAAATTAA
- the LOC112889734 gene encoding uncharacterized RNA-binding protein C17H9.04c-like isoform X2 has translation MNIQRKPGDWNCKNCQHLNFSRRDYCQRCRDPRPDLQFSDGYSTGGVLTSLDIRPGDWYCSCGYHNFASRSSCFKCGTIVRDFPAGQGAAGAEGDFARGRDSAAVRAGWKAGDWICTRPGCNVHNFASRTECYRCNAPREAGTGN, from the exons ATGAACATCCAGAGGAAGCCTGGAGATTGGAACTGCAAGAACTGCCAGCACCTCAACTTCAGCCGCCGTGACTACTGTCAGCGCTGCCGTGATCCACGGCCTGACTTGCAGTTCAGTGACGGCTACAGCACTGGTGGTGTGCTGACCTCCCTCGACATCCGCCCGGGCGACTGGTACTGCAGCTGCGGCTACCATAACTTTGCCAGCCGCAGCAGCTGCTTCAAGTGCGGCACTATCGTCAGGGACTTCCCAGCGGGGCAAGGTGCAGCTGGTGCTGAGGGTGACTTTGCTCGCGGCCGTGACAGCGCCGCAGTTCGTGCTGGGTGGAAAGCTGGCGACTGGATATGCACAAG GCCCGGTTGCAACGTGCACAATTTCGCAAGCAGGACTGAGTGCTACAGGTGCAATGCACCAAGGGAAGCAG GCACCGGAAATTAA
- the LOC112889458 gene encoding nudix hydrolase 19, chloroplastic: MAIHLRAHAFAANPLRGVSASTTAVSPSAAAEALRSLLEPSSLAAAADAASPQPPHLSKILPFRRGRPLARSPEPPAAAAAPAAPAWRLAWLPPSRVPGLAPDAFVFLGAHAEGDGKEAAAYWAVDVSDGEGPRVDGGSGNGDGSAFVDLRTLMVATDWSDKDAMGDLAIAGHARALLEWHNTAKFCGACGAKAVPTEAGRRKQCSNESCKKRIYPRVDPVVIMLVIDKENDRALLSRQSRFVPRMWSCLAGFIEPGESLEEAVRRETWEETGIEVGQVIYHSSQPWPVGPNTMPCQLMVGFFAYAKSLEIHVDKQELEDAQWHSREDIKKALTFAEYEKAQRTSALKVNQMCKGAEKGQSITEDLKVGSGEPVPMFVPGPFAIAHHLISAWAFEGAPKLPSSFSNL, from the exons ATGGCCATCCATCTCCGCGCCCACGCCTTCGCGGCGAACCCGCTGCGTGGCGTctccgcctccaccaccgccgtctccccctccgccgccgccgaggccctGCGCTCCCTCCTCGAGCCCagctccctcgccgccgccgcggacgcCGCCAGTCCCCAACCGCCGCACCTCTCCAAGATACTCCCTTTCCGCCGGGGCCGCCCGCTCGCGCGCTCCCCGGAAcctcctgctgccgctgctgctcccGCGGCGCCAGCCTGGCGCCTCGCGTGGCTCCCGCCCTCCCGCGTCCCAGGGTTGGCCCCGGACGCCTTCGTCTTCCTGGGCGCGCACGCCGAGGGGGACGGCAAGGAGGCCGCGGCGTACTGGGCCGTCGATGTCAGCGACGGTGAGGGGCCGAGGGTCGACGGAGGCTCGGGGAACGGGGATGGATCGGCGTTTGTGGACCTGAGGACGCTCATGGTGGCCACGGACTGGAGCGACAAGGATGCCATGGGGGACCTCGCCATCGCCGGACAT GCTCGAGCACTGCTGGAGTGGCACAATACCGCAAAATTTTGTGGAGCTTGTGGAGCGAAGGCTGTTCCTACAGAAGCCGGAAGGCGTAAGCAGTGCAGCAACGAGTCCTGCAAGAAGAGGATATACCCTCGAGTTGATCCA GTTGTGATCATGTTGGTCATCGATAAAGAAAATGACCGTGCACTCTTAAGCCGCCAGTCAAGATTCGTGCCTCGTATGTGGAGTTGTCTTGCTGGTTTTATAGAG CCAGGAGAAAGTCTGGAAGAGGCAGTGAGAAGGGAAACGTGGGAAGAGACTGGTATTGAAGTCGGTCAAGTAATATATCATAGCTCACAACCGTGGCCTG TCGGTCCAAATACCATGCCATGCCAACTTATGGTGGGTTTCTTTGCATATGCTAAATCATTGGAGATACATGTGGATAAGCAGGAGCTTGAAG ATGCCCAGTGGCACAGCCGTGAAGACATCAAGAAAGCGCTGACATTTGCAGAATATGAGAAAGCTCAGAGAACCAGCGCTCTAAAGGTCAATCAAATGTGCAAGGGGGCTGAGAAAGGGCAGAGCATCACCGAAGACTTAAAAGTGGGAAGTGGCGAACCAGTTCCTATGTTCGTCCCTGGACCCTTTGCCATTGCTCATCACCTAATATCGGCATGGGCTTTCGAGGGAGCACCAAAGCTGCCTAGTTCCTTCTCAAATCTATAA
- the LOC112889457 gene encoding hexose carrier protein HEX6-like, giving the protein MAVGIVAVEDQERHYGGRITAFVALSCMTAGMGGVIFGYDIGIAGGVSSMEPFLRKFFPDVYRRMRGDTWVSNYCKFDSQLLTAFTSSLYVAGLLTTFLASRVTAGRGRRASMVLGGAAFLAGAAVGGASVNIYMVILGRVLLGVGLGFANQAVPLYLSEMAPARLRGAFSNGFQLSVGIGALAANVINFGTEKIRGGWGWRVSLALAAVPAGLLTLGALFLPETPNSLVQQGRDRRDVARLLQRIRGAGVDVGDELDDIVAANGAAAAGEGGGLRGFLFERRYRPQLVMAVMIPFFQQVTGINAIAFYAPVLLRTIGMGESASLLSAVVTGVVGVASTFASMLAVDRFGRRTLFLAGGAQMLASQVLIGAIMAAELRDSGGVSKAWAGVLILLIAVYVAGFGWSWGPLGWLVPSEIFPLEVRAAGQGVTVAVSFAFTVFVAQAFLFMLCHMRAGIFFFFAAWLAAMTAFVYLLLPETKGVPIEQVAGVWRAHWFWCRVVGPEPDDQARVGRGKL; this is encoded by the exons ATGGCGGTCGGCATCGTCGCCGTCGAGGACCAGGAGCGCCACTACGGCGGGCGGATCACCGCCTTCGTCGCGCTGTCCTGCATGACCGCCGGCATGGGCGGCGTCATCTTCGGCTACGACATCGGAATCGCAG GCGGCGTGTCGTCGATGGAGCCGTTCCTCCGCAAGTTCTTCCCGGACGTGTACCGGCGGATGCGCGGCGACACGTGGGTGAGCAACTACTGCAAGTTCGACAGCCAGCTGCTGACGGCCTTCACCTCCTCGCTCTACGTCGCGGGCCTGCTCACCACGTTCCTGGCCTCGCGCGTCAcggcggggcgcggccgccgcgcgtccaTGGTCCTCGGCGGCGCCGCGTTCCTGGCGGGCGCGGCCGTCGGCGGGGCCTCGGTCAACATCTACATGGTCATCCTGGGGCGGGTGCTCCTCGGCGTCGGGCTCGGGTTCGCCAACCAGGCCGTGCCGCTGTACCTGTCGGAGATGGCCCCCGCGCGGCTCCGCGGCGCGTTCAGCAACGGGTTCCAGCTCAGCGTCGGGATCGGCGCGCTCGCCGCCAACGTCATCAACTTCGGCACGGAGAAGATCAGGGGCGGGTGGGGGTGGCGCGTGTCGCTGGCGCTCGCCGCCGTGCCCGCGGGGCTCCTCACCCTCGGCGCGCTGTTCCTGCCCGAGACGCCCAACAGCCTCGTGCAGCAGGGGAGAGACCGCCGCGACGTGGCGCGGCTGCTGCAGAGGATCCGCGGCGCGGGCGTCGACGTCGGGGACGAGCTGGACGACATCGTCGCCGCCaacggcgccgcggcggcgggggaaggcggcggcctGCGGGGGTTCCTCTTCGAGCGGCGGTACCGGCCGCAGCtggtgatggcggtgatgatCCCCTTCTTCCAGCAGGTGACCGGGATCAACGCGATCGCGTTCTACGCGCCGGTGCTGCTGCGCACCATCGGCATGGGCGAGAGCGCGTCGCTGCTGTCGGCGGTGGTGACGGGTGTCGTCGGCGTGGCCTCCACGTTCGCGTCCATGCTCGCCGTCGACCGCTTCGGGCGCCGCACGCTGTTCCTGGCGGGGGGCGCGCAGATGCTGGCGTCGCAGGTGCTGATCGGCGCCATCATGGCCGCGGAGCTGCGCGACAGCGGCGGCGTGAGCAAGGCGTGGGCGGGGGTCCTGATCCTGCTGATCGCCGTGTACGTGGCCGGGTTCGGGTGGTCGTGGGGGCCCCTCGGGTGGCTGGTCCCCAGCGAGATCTTCCCGCTGGAGGtgcgcgcggcggggcagggcgTGACGGTGGCGGTGAGCTTCGCGTTCACGGTGTTCGTGGCGCAGGCGTTCCTGTTCATGCTGTGCCACATGAGGGCCggcatcttcttcttcttcgccgcgTGGCTCGCCGCCATGACCGCCTTCGTGTACCTCCTCCTGCCGGAGACGAAGGGAGTGCCCATCGAGCAGGTCGCCGGGGTGTGGCGCGCGCACTGGTTCTGGTGCAGGGTCGTCGGGCCCGAACCCGACGACCAGGCGCGCGTAGGCCGCGGCAAACTCTGA